One stretch of Erigeron canadensis isolate Cc75 unplaced genomic scaffold, C_canadensis_v1 Conyza_canadensis_unscaffolded:49, whole genome shotgun sequence DNA includes these proteins:
- the LOC122584589 gene encoding uncharacterized protein LOC122584589, whose amino-acid sequence METEASTSIVWNSLRRVEPRVDWAEAVWFSHCIPRHAFMMWLIMRNKLLTQDRILLWSPTRRKNMDVMCCSLCIADFDSHTHLFFKCSYSNQVWCHMRGWANMHGVQPDWNSIMQWLIARAKSRSIGNVIGRLVVVASAYYIWQERNNRIFKNHARPPDILAKLIQDTVRSRLWKLRFKKTARVVRTLEV is encoded by the coding sequence ATGGAGACTGAAGCTTCTACTTCTATCGTTTGGAACTCATTACGAAGAGTGGAACCACGTGTGGATTGGGCTGAAGCAGTTTGGTTCTCTCATTGTATTCCGCGTCATGCGTTCATGATGTGGCTTATAATGCGAAACAAACTATTGACGCAGGATAGAATATTGTTATGGAGCCCGACTCGCCGGAAGAATATGGATGTCATGTGTTGTAGCCTTTGCATTGCGGATTTTGATTCACATACTCATCTTTTTTTCAAGTGTTCCTATTCTAATCAGGTTTGGTGTCATATGCGTGGCTGGGCCAATATGCATGGTGTTCAACCTGATTGGAATTCTATTATGCAATGGCTTATAGCACGGGCTAAATCTAGATCGATTGGTAATGTCATTGGAAGGTTAGTTGTTGTTGCGTCTGCTTATTATATATGGCAGGAACGTAACAATAGAATCTTTAAAAACCATGCTCGTCCACCGGATATTTTGGCTAAATTGATACAAGATACTGTTAGATCGAGATTATGGAAGCTGAGGTTTAAGAAGACAGCTCGAGTTGTGCGCACATTAGAGGTGTGA